A single genomic interval of Candidatus Zixiibacteriota bacterium harbors:
- the guaB gene encoding IMP dehydrogenase — MGRILETTGLTFDDVLVVPGYAEIHPREVSVSTRLSRSIRLNIPLVSAAMDTVTESELAISLAREGGIGIIHKNLSIARQAEEIDKVKRSEAGMIVNPITVGPNQTVADAITLMERYSISGIPVVQGGRLVGILTNRDLRFHPSLDTMVSAVMTKNNLITVPEGTTPEQAKEILHEHRIEKLPIVDENMNLKGMITFKDIMKKLQYPNACKDASGRLRVGAALGVGSDIVPRAAAVIEAGVDILCLDSSHGHSAKVIETAHMLKKLYPQVELIAGNVATRDGAQALIDAGADAVKVGIGPGAICTTRVISGGGVPQITAIMEAVEAAAKQNVPVIADGGIRYSGDIVKAIAAGAHSIMVGSLLAGTHESPGETILLEGRSFKVYRGMGSIGAMKDGAKDRYFQEDQSDMAKLVPEGIEGRVPYKGKLSDLVFQLVGGIRSGMGLAGAKNIEDLRTKSTFVKVTTAGLRESHPHDVTIMKEAPNYRTFG; from the coding sequence ATGGGCAGAATTCTCGAAACGACCGGCCTGACCTTCGATGACGTCCTTGTCGTCCCCGGCTACGCGGAGATCCACCCGCGCGAGGTGAGTGTCTCGACCCGGTTGTCACGCAGCATCCGCTTGAATATCCCGCTGGTGTCGGCAGCGATGGACACCGTGACCGAGTCGGAGCTGGCGATTTCGCTGGCGCGCGAAGGCGGGATCGGCATCATCCATAAGAATCTTTCGATTGCCCGCCAGGCGGAAGAGATCGATAAAGTCAAGCGCTCGGAAGCGGGGATGATCGTCAATCCGATCACCGTCGGTCCGAATCAGACGGTAGCAGATGCGATCACCTTGATGGAGCGTTATTCGATCTCCGGTATCCCGGTAGTTCAGGGAGGACGGCTGGTCGGGATCCTGACCAATCGTGACCTGCGTTTCCATCCGTCGCTGGACACGATGGTCAGCGCCGTGATGACGAAGAACAATCTGATCACGGTGCCGGAGGGCACGACGCCGGAGCAGGCGAAGGAAATCCTGCATGAGCACCGGATCGAAAAGCTGCCGATCGTTGATGAAAATATGAACTTGAAGGGGATGATCACCTTCAAGGACATCATGAAGAAGCTGCAATACCCGAATGCCTGCAAGGACGCCAGCGGCCGGTTGCGCGTCGGCGCCGCTCTCGGTGTCGGCAGTGATATCGTTCCGCGGGCGGCGGCGGTGATCGAGGCCGGCGTTGATATTCTCTGTTTGGACAGTTCGCACGGCCACAGCGCCAAGGTGATCGAGACGGCGCATATGCTCAAGAAGCTCTATCCGCAGGTGGAGTTGATCGCCGGAAACGTCGCCACCCGCGATGGGGCGCAGGCGTTGATCGATGCCGGCGCGGATGCGGTCAAGGTCGGTATCGGGCCGGGAGCGATTTGCACGACGCGAGTCATCAGCGGCGGCGGTGTGCCGCAGATCACGGCGATCATGGAGGCAGTGGAAGCGGCGGCGAAGCAGAATGTCCCGGTGATTGCCGATGGCGGGATTCGCTATTCCGGCGACATCGTCAAGGCGATCGCTGCCGGCGCCCATTCGATCATGGTCGGCTCGCTGTTAGCGGGCACTCACGAGTCTCCCGGCGAGACGATTCTGCTTGAAGGACGCAGCTTCAAAGTGTATCGTGGCATGGGGTCGATCGGCGCGATGAAAGACGGCGCCAAGGATCGCTACTTCCAGGAAGACCAGTCGGACATGGCCAAGCTGGTACCAGAGGGAATCGAGGGTCGAGTCCCCTACAAAGGAAAGTTGTCCGATCTCGTATTCCAGTTGGTGGGCGGGATTCGGTCAGGTATGGGGCTGGCGGGTGCGAAGAATATTGAAGACTTACGCACCAAGTCGACCTTCGTCAAGGTCACGACGGCCGGTTTGCGGGAGAGCCATCCGCATGATGTTACCATCATGAAGGAGGCGCCCAATTACCGGACTTTTGGTTAG
- the recJ gene encoding single-stranded-DNA-specific exonuclease RecJ encodes MKMRWVVAPDPDFRLVDDLARRVDLPPLVVKILVNRGMTDPDRIIKFINPLMENLVDPFQIPGMEAGVDRTIQALQENETIMIYGDYDVDGITASALMFLVLNKLGANVHYYLPNRLVEGYGLSEEGIIEAERKGASLIISVDTGITAMREVEYAKEKFIDCVITDHHEPGDGIPNAAAVVNPKVAGEHSVGRELAGVGVAYKFAQGIYSKLGQDQSELFEHLDLVALGTSADVVPLVNENRILTYFGINQIMRSSKPGLKSLVFECDLMGKEITTSQIVFIIAPRINAVGRLGGAEKAIKLLTTKDTQTASSIAKFLEVENRRRKSIDENTLEEALAQIEKTIDLENDKAIVLHSEGWHQGVIGIVASRLVEKYYLPTVLIAVDNNEGKGSGRSIPGFHLHDALRSCEDLLLRYGGHKYAAGMSIAPDKIKEFQQRFKKVASEQLNPDDLVRKLHIDAELDLDDIDFDLVDNLERFAPFGPENMKPVFITRNLEVVGAPQVVGRNHLRMRVRRGKKVFDVIGFGFGEYAEQLSLHGVDFDMAYVIEKNIHNGVTKIQLRVKDIRWE; translated from the coding sequence GTGAAAATGCGCTGGGTCGTGGCGCCCGATCCGGACTTCCGATTGGTTGATGATTTGGCGCGCCGCGTCGACTTGCCGCCGCTGGTGGTCAAAATCCTCGTCAATCGCGGGATGACCGATCCGGACCGGATCATCAAATTCATCAACCCGCTGATGGAGAATCTCGTCGATCCGTTCCAGATACCCGGAATGGAGGCCGGCGTCGATCGCACCATACAGGCGCTGCAGGAAAACGAGACGATCATGATCTACGGCGATTATGACGTCGACGGGATCACTGCTTCGGCGCTGATGTTCCTGGTGCTCAACAAGCTTGGCGCCAACGTGCATTACTATCTGCCGAACCGTCTGGTCGAGGGCTACGGGCTTTCCGAAGAAGGGATCATCGAAGCCGAGCGCAAGGGCGCGTCGTTGATTATCTCGGTTGATACCGGCATCACCGCGATGCGCGAAGTTGAATACGCCAAGGAAAAATTCATCGACTGCGTGATCACCGACCACCATGAGCCTGGGGACGGCATCCCCAACGCTGCCGCGGTGGTCAACCCGAAAGTCGCCGGCGAACACTCGGTCGGCCGGGAATTGGCCGGTGTCGGCGTCGCCTACAAGTTTGCGCAGGGCATTTACAGCAAGCTGGGGCAGGATCAGAGCGAGTTGTTTGAACACCTCGATTTGGTCGCGCTCGGCACCTCGGCTGACGTGGTGCCGCTGGTTAACGAGAACCGCATTCTGACCTACTTCGGCATCAACCAGATCATGCGCTCTTCGAAGCCGGGACTCAAGTCGCTGGTGTTCGAGTGTGATCTGATGGGGAAAGAGATAACGACCAGCCAGATCGTCTTTATCATCGCGCCGCGCATCAATGCCGTCGGGCGCCTTGGCGGCGCCGAGAAGGCGATCAAGCTGCTGACCACCAAGGATACCCAGACCGCCTCCAGCATCGCCAAGTTCCTCGAGGTGGAAAACCGTCGGCGCAAGTCGATCGATGAAAACACGCTGGAAGAGGCGCTGGCGCAGATCGAAAAGACGATCGACCTGGAGAACGACAAGGCAATCGTGCTGCATTCCGAAGGTTGGCATCAGGGCGTGATCGGGATCGTGGCTTCGCGGCTGGTGGAGAAGTATTATCTGCCGACAGTGTTGATTGCGGTTGACAACAACGAGGGCAAGGGTTCCGGACGTTCGATTCCCGGTTTTCACTTGCACGATGCACTGCGCAGTTGCGAGGATCTGCTATTGCGATACGGCGGTCACAAGTATGCCGCGGGCATGTCGATCGCGCCGGACAAAATCAAGGAATTTCAGCAGCGCTTCAAGAAGGTCGCCTCCGAGCAGCTCAACCCCGACGATCTGGTGCGCAAGCTGCACATTGACGCCGAACTCGATCTCGACGACATCGATTTCGATCTGGTCGACAACCTCGAACGCTTCGCGCCATTCGGGCCGGAAAACATGAAGCCGGTGTTCATTACGCGCAACCTTGAAGTGGTCGGCGCGCCGCAAGTTGTCGGCCGCAACCACCTGCGCATGCGCGTCCGCCGCGGGAAGAAGGTCTTTGATGTAATCGGCTTCGGTTTCGGCGAGTACGCTGAACAGCTCTCGCTGCACGGAGTCGATTTTGACATGGCCTACGTGATCGAGAAGAATATTCACAACGGCGTGACCAAAATTCAACTGCGCGTCAAAGACATCCGCTGGGAATAA
- the meaB gene encoding methylmalonyl Co-A mutase-associated GTPase MeaB translates to MALLDDFRAGDRRALSRIITHVENRHDGYRHLLAQLSRLERRAFRIGITGPPGAGKSTLVDALALRLAKQGLSIGIIAVDPSSPFTGGALLGDRVRMQHLAGQEKIFIRSMASRGQSGGMAAATRDVITVLDAFGMDMVIVETVGIGQIELDIIEAADTVVVILVPESGDMIQTMKAGLMEIADIFCVNKMDRPGGDRLLSYLNNMIHERLAADAVEFPAVGTNAVSGEGVDKLAEAIARHRAHVTANGDFERRRRRQLKTEILSTVRDRIVKDLDQMIDLDGQFEKIAARLNAGETDPYSAADQIYEHYFRGRPVNG, encoded by the coding sequence ATGGCGCTGCTCGACGACTTCCGTGCCGGCGACCGCCGCGCTCTCTCGCGGATCATCACGCACGTCGAGAACCGCCACGACGGTTACCGCCACCTGCTGGCGCAGTTATCTCGCCTGGAACGCAGAGCTTTTCGGATCGGCATCACCGGCCCGCCCGGAGCGGGGAAATCGACGTTGGTGGATGCGCTGGCGCTACGGCTGGCGAAACAGGGGCTGAGCATCGGCATCATCGCGGTCGATCCGTCGTCGCCGTTTACCGGCGGCGCGCTTCTGGGTGATCGGGTGCGCATGCAGCATCTGGCCGGGCAGGAAAAGATTTTCATCCGCAGCATGGCCTCGCGCGGCCAATCGGGCGGCATGGCGGCCGCGACCCGCGATGTCATCACGGTGCTCGATGCCTTTGGGATGGACATGGTTATTGTCGAGACGGTCGGCATCGGCCAGATCGAGCTGGATATTATTGAAGCCGCCGACACAGTGGTGGTGATCCTGGTGCCGGAGTCGGGCGACATGATCCAGACGATGAAAGCCGGTCTGATGGAGATCGCAGATATCTTCTGTGTCAACAAGATGGACCGCCCCGGTGGCGATCGATTGCTGAGCTATCTGAATAATATGATCCACGAACGCCTGGCGGCCGACGCGGTGGAATTTCCGGCGGTCGGCACAAACGCGGTCAGCGGCGAGGGTGTAGATAAGTTGGCGGAGGCGATTGCGCGCCATCGTGCGCATGTCACGGCGAACGGCGATTTCGAGCGGCGGCGCCGGCGCCAGCTTAAGACCGAGATCTTGTCGACCGTCCGCGATCGCATCGTCAAGGACCTCGATCAGATGATCGACCTCGACGGGCAATTCGAGAAGATCGCCGCGCGCCTGAACGCCGGCGAAACCGATCCGTACAGCGCGGCGGACCAGATTTACGAACACTATTTTCGCGGGAGACCTGTCAATGGCTGA
- a CDS encoding methylmalonyl-CoA mutase family protein yields the protein MTDQQYAEALNKAYREWKAKADRATNHAKKYVTVSSAPLNALYTPQDVAGLDFFRDLNYPGEYPYTRGIHASMYRGRPWTMRQFSGMGTPEQTNKRYHYLLSQGQHGLSVAFDLPTLMGYDSDHERSLGEVGKCGVAVDTLLDMEKIFDGIDLSKISTSMTINAPAAVILAMYIVVGEKQGVPMDKLSGTLQNDILKEYIAQKEWIYPPEPSVQLVVDTIEFGTKHMPLWNTISISGYHIREAGATAAQELAFTLADGFTYIEKSVERGLDIDDFAPRLSYFFNAHMDFFEEIAKYRAARRIYARRMRDKYHAKNPRSWMLRFHTQTAGCSLNAQQPELNLIRTAYEAMSAVLGGTQSLHTNSMDETLALPSDKAALLALRTQQVLAHETGVINTIDPLAGSYFIEALTNRMEEEAEVYFQEIDRRGGVMPAIEEGYLQRELAKSAYVYQQEIDAKERIIVGVNDYVLENEQIEIPILKIDESVERTQRESIAKAKSIRSQARVNETLEHLRQACRDKKNKMPYLIECVRAYCTLGEMCDAMKDVFGDYVEPPII from the coding sequence ATGACCGATCAGCAGTATGCCGAGGCCTTGAATAAGGCATATCGCGAGTGGAAGGCCAAGGCTGATCGCGCCACCAATCACGCCAAGAAGTACGTGACGGTCTCGTCGGCGCCGCTGAACGCGCTGTACACGCCGCAGGACGTCGCCGGACTGGATTTCTTCCGCGATCTCAATTACCCCGGCGAATATCCCTACACGCGCGGCATTCACGCGTCGATGTACCGCGGCAGGCCGTGGACGATGCGCCAGTTTTCCGGCATGGGCACGCCGGAGCAGACCAACAAGCGTTATCATTATCTGCTCAGCCAGGGCCAGCACGGCCTGTCGGTGGCGTTTGATCTGCCGACGCTGATGGGATACGATTCCGACCATGAGCGCTCGCTCGGCGAGGTCGGCAAGTGCGGTGTCGCGGTCGATACGCTGCTCGACATGGAGAAGATTTTTGACGGGATCGACCTGTCGAAGATTTCGACGTCGATGACGATCAACGCGCCGGCGGCGGTGATCCTGGCGATGTACATCGTCGTCGGGGAAAAGCAGGGCGTGCCGATGGACAAGCTTTCCGGCACGCTGCAGAACGATATCCTCAAAGAATATATCGCGCAGAAGGAGTGGATCTATCCGCCCGAGCCGTCGGTGCAACTGGTGGTCGACACGATAGAGTTTGGTACCAAGCACATGCCGCTGTGGAATACGATCTCGATTTCGGGCTACCATATCCGCGAAGCGGGCGCGACGGCGGCGCAGGAACTCGCCTTCACGCTGGCGGACGGCTTCACCTACATCGAGAAGTCGGTAGAGCGCGGGCTTGACATTGACGATTTCGCGCCCCGGCTGTCGTACTTTTTCAATGCCCACATGGACTTCTTCGAAGAAATCGCCAAATACCGCGCGGCGCGGCGGATTTACGCCAGGCGGATGCGCGACAAATATCACGCCAAGAATCCGCGCTCCTGGATGCTGCGTTTCCACACGCAGACAGCCGGATGCTCACTGAATGCCCAGCAACCCGAACTGAATCTGATCCGCACCGCTTATGAGGCGATGTCGGCGGTGCTCGGCGGCACGCAGTCGCTGCATACGAACTCGATGGATGAGACGCTGGCACTGCCCTCCGACAAGGCGGCTTTGCTGGCGCTGCGCACCCAGCAGGTGCTGGCGCACGAGACTGGCGTGATCAACACGATCGACCCGCTGGCGGGGTCGTACTTCATCGAGGCTTTGACCAACCGGATGGAAGAGGAAGCCGAGGTTTACTTCCAGGAGATCGATCGGCGCGGCGGAGTGATGCCGGCAATTGAGGAGGGCTACCTGCAGCGCGAACTCGCCAAGTCGGCCTACGTCTATCAGCAGGAGATCGACGCCAAGGAGCGCATCATCGTCGGCGTCAACGATTACGTGCTGGAGAACGAGCAGATCGAGATTCCGATTCTCAAGATCGACGAATCGGTGGAGCGCACGCAGCGCGAGTCGATTGCCAAGGCCAAGTCGATCCGCAGCCAGGCGCGCGTCAACGAAACGCTTGAGCATCTGCGCCAGGCGTGCCGCGACAAGAAGAACAAGATGCCGTACCTGATCGAGTGCGTGCGCGCCTATTGCACGCTCGGCGAGATGTGCGATGCCATGAAGGACGTTTTTGGCGACTATGTCGAGCCGCCGATTATTTGA
- a CDS encoding cobalamin B12-binding domain-containing protein: MPDKIRILLAKAGLDGHDRGIKVIAAAFRDAGFEVIYTGLRQTPEAIAEAALQEDVDAVGVSILSGAHMTLFPLIKRAMDDRRCGDIILFGGGIMSEEEIADLQGRGIDRLFGPGTSTNDIVAYIKEAVAKKRKAEKIM, translated from the coding sequence ATGCCTGACAAAATCCGCATTCTCCTTGCCAAGGCCGGTCTGGACGGCCACGATCGCGGCATCAAGGTCATTGCCGCCGCCTTTCGCGATGCCGGCTTTGAAGTCATCTACACCGGCCTGCGCCAGACGCCGGAAGCGATCGCCGAGGCCGCGTTGCAGGAAGACGTCGACGCGGTCGGGGTTTCGATTCTCTCCGGCGCGCACATGACACTGTTTCCGCTGATCAAGAGGGCGATGGATGACCGCCGTTGCGGCGACATCATTCTCTTCGGCGGCGGGATCATGTCCGAGGAAGAGATCGCCGATCTGCAGGGCCGCGGCATCGACCGCCTGTTCGGCCCCGGAACGTCGACGAATGATATCGTGGCCTACATCAAGGAGGCTGTAGCGAAGAAGCGGAAGGCGGAAAAAATAATGTAG
- a CDS encoding acyl-CoA dehydrogenase family protein, which yields MTYNVHESQQAVRDLLKEIGPTIEKMGREWDRKPDGFAHDIYQFIAGKGLCGFNMPKEYGGGGKSGLEYATMMEEISYWDAPSSLLAAVGQLAADPIIKQGTEEQKKKHIPDAAKGKSIPAFALTEPNAGSDAANQSTTATIDGDHFVINGEKIFIMHGDVCTVAVVFCKIVGDGERDKVSAIIVPGDAPGFRKEMLKNKMGMKYATTGRLWFDNVKVPRANLLGEMGKGFRYAMQTLDGARIGIAAQSTGIAQRALDEAVKYAKQRVAFGAPIAKLQAIQWMIADMGTKVEAARLLTYKAAQLQDRGEKFSLEAAQAKLFGSEAANFCVDRTMQIHGGYGYIGEFSVIEKLYRDQRVCEIYEGTSEVQRLVIAGNLLRG from the coding sequence ATGACTTACAACGTACATGAATCACAGCAAGCGGTGCGCGACCTGCTCAAGGAAATCGGCCCGACCATCGAAAAGATGGGACGCGAATGGGATCGCAAACCGGACGGCTTCGCGCACGACATCTACCAGTTCATCGCCGGCAAGGGACTTTGCGGCTTCAACATGCCGAAGGAATACGGCGGTGGCGGCAAGAGCGGCCTCGAATACGCCACGATGATGGAGGAAATCTCGTACTGGGATGCCCCGTCCTCGCTGCTGGCGGCGGTCGGCCAGCTTGCGGCTGATCCGATTATCAAGCAGGGCACGGAAGAACAAAAGAAGAAGCATATCCCTGACGCCGCCAAGGGCAAGTCGATCCCAGCCTTTGCGCTGACCGAACCGAATGCCGGTTCGGATGCCGCCAATCAGTCCACCACGGCCACGATCGACGGTGACCACTTTGTCATCAACGGCGAGAAGATCTTCATCATGCACGGCGACGTGTGCACGGTCGCGGTGGTGTTCTGCAAGATCGTCGGCGACGGCGAGCGCGACAAGGTCTCGGCAATCATTGTCCCCGGTGATGCGCCCGGATTCCGCAAGGAGATGCTCAAGAACAAGATGGGGATGAAGTACGCCACCACCGGACGGCTGTGGTTTGACAACGTCAAAGTGCCGCGCGCAAACCTGCTCGGCGAAATGGGCAAGGGTTTCCGCTACGCGATGCAGACCCTCGACGGCGCGCGGATCGGGATTGCCGCGCAATCGACCGGCATTGCCCAACGGGCGCTGGATGAAGCGGTCAAATACGCCAAGCAGCGGGTGGCCTTCGGCGCGCCGATTGCCAAGCTGCAGGCGATCCAGTGGATGATCGCCGATATGGGCACCAAGGTCGAGGCGGCGCGGCTGCTTACCTACAAAGCGGCGCAGTTGCAGGACAGAGGCGAGAAATTCAGCCTCGAGGCTGCCCAAGCCAAATTGTTCGGCTCGGAGGCGGCCAATTTCTGCGTCGATCGCACGATGCAGATCCACGGCGGCTACGGCTACATCGGCGAGTTCTCGGTTATCGAGAAGCTCTACCGCGATCAGCGCGTCTGCGAAATCTACGAGGGGACGT